The genome window accagcccgagGGTATTTAGGTTACATCATTAAAGAaacagtctggagagatggccgagtgggtaaagtgcttaagcacatgatgacctgagttcagatccaccTGATGATTATGTCTGATGCAGTTCAGAGCTGGAAAGCAAAGACTGCGGGACCCcaggggtttgctggccagccagccaagcaactgctgagctccagattcagtgagagactttgtctcagagaATAAAGTGGAAATGGTGGACATCTGATGCCAATTTCCTCTATATATGCATTCACAGGCATATacagccaacacacacacacacacacacacacacacacagagagagagagagagagagagagagagagagagagagagagagagagagagagcgcgagcgcaCGTTCTCTGTTTCCATACAACTTCAATTCTCAGGGAATAAACAATTATGTGAGCATCCCAGCTGTGTCCCAAGTGGTTCAGAGGATGGTTGCAGGGTCCGCTAAGGTGTGTACCTGCTGTGTATAGGGAACAAGCAAGGGCTGTGAGCCTGGAGCAGGCTCTGtgttcatgtttatttttgtcaGTTAAATTCTTAACAGAATTGCTGGGTCAAAGGAATTATTTGGAATTCAGTTTGAAGCTCTAAGGGAAAGATGTAGGCATTCTCTAAAGGAAATGGTGAGCAAATAAAACTGGTATAGTTAAAGAAAATCCAAAGGACAGAAAAGGGCAGTTtcacaccaggcggtggtggcacatgcctttaatcccagcactcaggaggcagctgcAGACtgatctctcagttcaaggccagcctggtctacagagagagttctaggacagccagggatacatggagAAACcatgtttccaaaaaaaaaaaaaaaagcagtttctaCACATTTTTAAACTCCAGGGTACAGTAACACAGTGACAGTGTTTTCCTAGCAGgtaggaggccctgggttcaatcccaaagAGCAACTCAGTTGTTCTGAGCCCCAGTTCCCTTCTAAGATTACTGCTTTGTGGGGttcctgttcctccctcccaGGTCTGCTTGGTGATTCTTACCCCTGTTCAGGGCAGCAAGTACATGCCAAGCTCTCTGCAGTTTTCCTGGGCCCACCAGTGTCTTCCCATGTGGTTCCAGTGTCCAATTTTAAGATACTCCCTTCCTGACTGGTGGCGAGGGAGGGTAGTCAGAATGGAGCTGTAACTGTGGGTGAGCATGACCTCAGGAGTAAAAATGAATGCCATAGACATTTGTCAAGGGTTGCAGTAACTGCTGCTTGGGACCAAAGCATTCGGTCAGACATTAAGGCTGAAAGTTGACAAAGCAAAGCGCTCTGCCCTCCTAAAAGCCAGGACAGTGAGTGGCAGGAACCAGCCAGAGCAGAGGGCATGTGGTCAGTGTCAGGCATGAGACAGGAACAAATCAGGCTGGGAAAGAAATGGGCTAGGCTTAGTCATGGAGCAGCCTGAGCCATGCCAAGGGGGACTGAGGTCTGCCAGGGGGAGCAGTAAGCCATCCGAGGAGGCTTCACTAGGTGTATGACAAGATGAGATGGCATTTCCGATGGATGATAGATGCTCTTGAAAGGGAGTGGAATTCCACCAGAAGGACCAGTTTGCTCACTGCAGCAACCAGCCAGCCAGAGCGTGGGGCACTTCCCTTTGACTTTGTGTgtgctgagcacctactgtgtgttgagcacctactatgtgctgagCACCTACTGCGTGCTGAGGCGCTAGAAATGCCAGGAGACATGGCAGTCATCCCGGCCATTGCAGTGATGTTTCTATTCTGCTGAAAGagacagataataaataaatgagtgagaAAAATACACAGGGCCAGGTAATGATAAATCTGTGAGAAAAACTAAACAGGCGAGGAGGTAAGGACTGTTTCTAACAAGTGAGTTTGAAGGGGTGGTCAGGGAAGGAGGCCTATCAGTGACATTGGACCCAAAACAGCAGAGGGACGGGAAGGGtggttttaagagaaaaaagggggagaaTCAACGGGCCTTAGAAATAGCCAGGCCAAGGGCAGGATTGGGTAGGATAAACCAAAGGCGATTTCAGGGTCAGCTGTGGTGTCACACAtgcagtatggccttgaacttgtttcGTAGCTGAGGGTggctctgaactcctgatccccctgctgCCACCCCCCAGGTGCTGGGTTTACAcattgagccaccacacccagtttaagGGTGACTCAGAGCCGCTTAAAATGTCTCGGTAGGTGGCACAGTGCCCAAGTTGTTGGCCCTAGGTGGCTAAGGATGCTGCTGCTGTCCCAGGAGACCCAGAGCTCAGTGCAGGCCCTGCCTGTCTTCTGCTGTTGTCATTGGTCCGTTATCTCCCCGGATAGATGGGCCGGGAACCGCTTGAGATGATGGGATCATCCTCTGATACCCACACCGACCAGGCCCAATGCTGGGCCTGTTTCAGATGCTCAGTGAATGTCGTCATTGGAGGGGGCATCCCAGAGCCAGGCTCCATCCTAGTTAGCCTGTGGCCACCAGCTCAGTGACTCCCCTTCCTAATGGATGCTGCTGAGCGATTGCTTCTCTGGGGTGAGGAAATGAGGGGTCAGCTGCAGACTTCCTGGTCAGCAGCAGCCTTGCCTAGGATGTCCGTGATAGAGGATTTCCTGTGCAGACAGTGTTACAGAAGTTGGGTACCACTGATTGCAGACCCCTCCTCCCCGTTTTTTTCTTAAGACCTCAGTGTACCTCGTGTTGTGCCCTACCTGGATGAGCCCCCAAGTCCACTCTGTTTCTACCGGGATTGGGTGTGCCCCAATAGACCTTGCATTATCCGCAACGCCCTGCAGCACTGGCCGGCCCTCCAGAAGTGGTCCCTCTCCTACCTGAGGTACAGTTTcctttcttggggggggggatggaccAGGGACCGTTAGCAGCAGACTACAGACCAAGCCTCCATCCATTCCTTCAGAGCCACAGTGGGCTCCACGGAGGTGAGTGTGGCCGTGACCCCAGATGGTTATGCGGATGCTGTGCGAGGGGACCGGTTTGTGATGCCTGCCGAACGTCGCCTGCCCATCAGCCATGTGGTGGATGTGTTGGAGGGTCAGGCCCGGCACCCAGGAGTCCTCTACGTGCAGAAGCAGTGCTCCAATCTGCCCACTGAACTGCCTCAGCTTCTGTCAGACATCGAGTCCCACGTGCCCTGGGCCTCTGAGTCACTGGGTGAGCGGAGGGGACAAGAGGCAGGGCATGGGGAtgaggtcgggggggggggggggggggggggaagggttcagcttcctctctcattctctgtctttGGTGTTGGCTCAGAGGGGTCAGGTGCCACCTACCTGCCGACCCCAGGCTTTGACATAAAAACGGGGACCCCCAGGGGTCACATTCCCAATGTCACCTTCCCCCAGACTCCTTGGCGTTCCTttgcccccttcccccacccccagatttcTGAATAGCTGCCCTGTGCAGCCCAGCATAGGGTGGTCCTCAGCCCAGCACTAACTCTGTCCCGCAGGAAAGATGCCTGATGCTGTGAACTTCTGGCTGGGTGAGGCAGCTGCGGTGACATCCTGTAGGTGTGGGGACTCCtgaagtcggggggggggggggggggtagctggTGGGCTGGCGGGAAGAAAGGTGGGCCCCAGAGGGcgtagctggcctcaaacttcttgTGGTATTTTGGGACTAGGACACCACAAAGGATCTCTCCTGCGGGTGGGGGCATTGGAGACAGGGCACGCCATACCCTCTGGTCTCTTTGAGAAGCCTCTTCAAGGTCAGGTAGATAGTGGGGCAGGGCTCAGGAAGCGGAGCCTGATGCTTCCCCTCCTGAGGAAGGGGAGCCAAGTTCTGTGATGCTGGCCCTGTGTGGGCTTTTCCTTTCACTATAGGTTCTGTTGGGGTGTGGGGCTGAGGGCAGGTGGGCTGTTTTCCTCCCCACAACTCCAGGTCTTCCATGTGTTGACAGTGCACAAGGACCACTATGAAAATCTGTACTGTGTGGTCTCTGGTGAGAAACACTTCTTGTTACATCCACCCAGTGACCGGCCCTTCATTCCCTATGGTAGGTAACATGGCCTAAAAGGAGCTGGTAGCCAGTGGTGGAGGGTGGGCGAGCACCGAGAGACCAGGCCTGAGGTGTAGCCTCAGGGCCCCagccctctggtctctgcatgcgGGGACACTGGGCTGGTTATGGTGGGGGAGAACCTGACAGACTGTTGGTCATTTATCTCCCTGACCTTGCCTTCAGATTTGTACACACCAGCCACCTACCAGCTGACCGAAGAGGGCACTTTTAAGGTGGTGGACGAGGAGGCCATGGAGAAGgtgtctgttctgttcttggGCTCTGGGGAAGGGTAGGCTCCCGGGGAGTAGGCACAGAGCGTCTGGGGAGGT of Peromyscus maniculatus bairdii isolate BWxNUB_F1_BW_parent chromosome 4, HU_Pman_BW_mat_3.1, whole genome shotgun sequence contains these proteins:
- the Jmjd7 gene encoding bifunctional peptidase and (3S)-lysyl hydroxylase JMJD7 isoform X2, with protein sequence MAEAALDTVRRALQEFPAAARDLSVPRVVPYLDEPPSPLCFYRDWVCPNRPCIIRNALQHWPALQKWSLSYLRATVGSTEVSVAVTPDGYADAVRGDRFVMPAERRLPISHVVDVLEGQARHPGVLYVQKQCSNLPTELPQLLSDIESHVPWASESLGKMPDAVNFWLVHKDHYENLYCVVSGEKHFLLHPPSDRPFIPYDLYTPATYQLTEEGTFKVVDEEAMEKVPWIPLDPLAPDLVRYPSYSRARALHCTVRAGELLYLPALWFHHVQQSHGCIAVNFWYDMEYDLKYSYFQLVDSLTRAAGLD
- the Jmjd7 gene encoding bifunctional peptidase and (3S)-lysyl hydroxylase JMJD7 isoform X1, encoding MAEAALDTVRRALQEFPAAARDLSVPRVVPYLDEPPSPLCFYRDWVCPNRPCIIRNALQHWPALQKWSLSYLRATVGSTEVSVAVTPDGYADAVRGDRFVMPAERRLPISHVVDVLEGQARHPGVLYVQKQCSNLPTELPQLLSDIESHVPWASESLGKMPDAVNFWLGEAAAVTSLHKDHYENLYCVVSGEKHFLLHPPSDRPFIPYDLYTPATYQLTEEGTFKVVDEEAMEKVPWIPLDPLAPDLVRYPSYSRARALHCTVRAGELLYLPALWFHHVQQSHGCIAVNFWYDMEYDLKYSYFQLVDSLTRAAGLD